A region of the Vigna unguiculata cultivar IT97K-499-35 chromosome 9, ASM411807v1, whole genome shotgun sequence genome:
GCTTGATGGAGAAGAAGTCAGGATTGTCATTAATGATCTGCTTCGTTACCTGGTTCATGGCGACTAAACTCTGGATCACCAAGTCCCAATCATTAGTCATGTTAAATTTGGGAAGAATCTTTTTAAACGTAAAGTTAAGTTATTTGTAAGTACCGGATTATTAGCACAAACGCCACCATCAATAAGGTTGAATTCGTGCATGTTCCCGTCTGAACCTTTGTTCTTGAAGTTGTGGGCTGGAAGATAAGTTGGTGCGGCAGAAGTGCCGATGCATATGTCAGAGAGTGGAGCATCCAAATATGGAGACATCTTGATTTGGTACGAGGAGAAAATGGTTGGCTGCAGTGACTTGATGTCAAAGGTGGGAATCACAATATTGGTCAGCGTTTCATGCAAACGTGTCTCCCCTAGCTTCTCTCTCACCACTTCTCGAAGGTATTTTCCGTCGTATTTTGGTCCTCCTAATGATCTCACCACCTTTTCTATCCATCCCCATATGCCACTGTGCTCAATTCGTACAACTTAAGTTCGTAAATATAAACttgatatataaaaacaatGTCTTTTGGTAGCTAGCTATGTTTTGTCTGGTTTTTAGTTAACTTAGAAAAGAACATAGAAGTTAATATACCAGCTGCGTTGTGGGAAAATCTTTGGAAGGTGATCCAAGTAAAAGGGCTTGATATCCTTGGCAGCAAATAAAGGACGCCGACGATCGTTTGGAGCAGTTAACATGGCGGTTACAAGACCACCTGTGCTTGTTCCTGCAATCACATCAAAATAGTCTGCAAGCCTTGCATCCTCACCGTCCAATTCCTGCATATGTGTAAACAACCTTGTTAATTAACACACTACGTCAAGttataactatttttgttttcacgAATATAGAAAGTTAAATGCTAATTAATTATAGTACTAACCTGAAGTTGTTCTTCAAGGAAAGCAAGAATAGTTGCGGGGATAATGCCCCTAATGCCACCTCCATCGATGCTGAGAATTGTGACTAAGTTTCCATAGGTTGGAGGCTGAATCTGTAGAAGGGATGACTTTGTTCTCTCCATGTATTTACTATACTCACTTGGGAAAGTTGAACTTTGTCTGtttttgtgttctttttttGTGAAGGAAAGCTGAAAGCTTATGAATTGTTTGCACAATCGAAAACTAGCTATTATAAGAAATGGTGAAGAAGGTTATTAGATTAATCAAGTTTTTCGTAGGTTGTTTGATGGCTTTTCTTAAAGCTCTATTTATAGGGCAATGCGTGCAAAGggtaaattaaagttaaaattgcACTACGACGATTAATGTTATGTGTTGAATGTCTCCAATACGCAAACCATTTAAGGCCCCGCGTTGAACAATCCAAGTCCAAACATtgtcttaaataataaaattagactTGTGGgacaaaacaagaagaaaaaaaatagagatgtGAGGAACAGCTTTTTAGACTTTTTCACGCATAAATTTTTCAGCATGCACTACCATTATCCTACCAGTATAATTTCTACGAATGTGGTTTGCAAAAATGAGTGGATAGTAGCATTTGGCTTTTCCTCACGAAAAGATTAACAATTAATGATCGTTTGCACAAGTTTAATTTCTAAGACAAAAGAAAGACTATAACTAAACCACGTTTAGAAAAGTCTCGCTAAGTAGTGTTTTGAACAgctctactttttttttcacctttgTGGTTTTTGTTGCTGATTACTGGTATTAAAGTTTTACAATTAATTCTAAATCATTAAAGATAACTAAAGAATGTGTTTAAACTTTGCATTAAAACATGCATCATAATGGATGTGTAAAATCCGAGTTAGATAACAATAAACAAGCACCATATCGGTGGGTCTTTTAGACTTATAGAAGTAGAAACTGATGTGCAATGCTTTATGTGCATGCTATGTATTAATGTTATCACACGTATGTTAGGTTGCCATATGTCagatttaattaaaacttcaaAGCCAtacatccatatatatatatatatatatatatatatatatatatatatatatatatatatatattaggctGAAGGAGTTcacgtattttttttttctgcaacaTCACGTACGTAAATacgatatatataatatgtgtgAGTTTTACTTTTCTGACGATAAAAACTAAGTTCGTTTCTAGtgaaaataatgtatttttggaaagaaaaacaaaacttgcACTGTTTTAATGTTTCCGCTCTGCAATACataattaagttaattaaaaattagataaGGATAAATGTGAAGAATTTTGGAAAGAGTAAATACCTAATAACTTGTCCAGATTGATGCCCATTAGAAATGGTCTAACTTACACACacgtaattaataatttagtaaaCATGCAAATTAGGTTTGTGAGTGTTATGACTTATCTTGGAGATTTGTGTTGCCAATAGCAACATGTTGTAGCTGATGACAGAGTCTTGTCTTCTCACTCAAGTAATTCGTCAACTTAATTCACGTTTAcctaaattaatttatagagGTTTCTTGAGGAGAAACTgatattagtattatatatataatgcaaATGAGTGGTTGAGTCAATCAATTTGAAGCTTTCGTGAATGGCTGTGTTCATAGAAGAAGAAGCATGACTTCTTATTACTTTCACACGGTGATAGCCTTCAACGAAGACTCTCACGTACAACACTAATATTTGAGGACAAATATTATGACATGTTGGTGCAAAATTAAACTTGAGTCTAAATCTTATATggactaaaaattaaaaagttttataaatatccgtaaatttattgttttttttgttgaattaaaagttatatcaattttatatataggtTAGACTCATATTTTATTGATGttgtctatttttaaaaatctttctTCAAAAAACTCATGTTTTCCTTTCATGTAATATATTCATATCtcgagaaaataaaaatggagataaattcaaattaattaaaattagagatACATATATATTTGTACTCAACTTGGTTGAGTTGCTCAaagtaatatgaaaaatattctctttattctcttatattATGTTCTTTTGGGAGGATTTACTATTCCTGTAAAATGTGAAGAGAGGATTAACAGGTGATTATTTTGTTCCTTTAAGGGTGATAGAAGGTGGTGTCAAGCGATGATTAGGAAGATTCATTCTAAATACAATTTTTCTGTGCATGGTGAGATTAGGAGGTGTTGCATTCCAATTTACGAAATTATTACCTCATATCTCAGTTTCCTTACATGTGAATTGttcatttctctttattatgaaaacaatataataaaaatttattatggttataacaaaaaattattacttctaaaattactattaaaaataaaataatttcttcatgtaaataaattatttttcaccttacttattaaatttattttcataccaaatatattgtattatttatttttttataaatatatttttataattttaatcattcaataagatttataaaaatagttctaaatcatttatatatcattttatattacttt
Encoded here:
- the LOC114162923 gene encoding patatin-like protein 2, whose translation is MERTKSSLLQIQPPTYGNLVTILSIDGGGIRGIIPATILAFLEEQLQELDGEDARLADYFDVIAGTSTGGLVTAMLTAPNDRRRPLFAAKDIKPFYLDHLPKIFPQRSCGIWGWIEKVVRSLGGPKYDGKYLREVVREKLGETRLHETLTNIVIPTFDIKSLQPTIFSSYQIKMSPYLDAPLSDICIGTSAAPTYLPAHNFKNKGSDGNMHEFNLIDGGVCANNPSLVAMNQVTKQIINDNPDFFSIKPMEFGRFLIISLGTGTPKNEHKFNAKMAAKWGLLDWLTNSGSSPLIDVLTHSSGDMVDFHLATATQALNSENNYLRIQDDTLTVTDASTDIATKENMKKLSQIGERLLKKPVSQINLETGLFEPLGDGETNEDALRRFAKMLSEERSFRELKSPHTNKSLK